From a region of the Triticum aestivum cultivar Chinese Spring chromosome 7D, IWGSC CS RefSeq v2.1, whole genome shotgun sequence genome:
- the LOC123167406 gene encoding WAT1-related protein At3g30340, translating into MWSAGCVEQWMPTAAMVATNVVIAVMTALLKQALNQGMNRLVLITFRQMLATVFLGPIAYFKERKTRPKITAEIFGYLFLSGILGPVLLQYTLFVGLEYTTATFAATFGNLLPVVTFLISLAFGYEALEVRSKSGSAKISGTLLSLTGAMMLTFYKGASLTHHHLHHLPPSAAAAGEEEQHRSAVRWVLGSASMLANVVGFAGWLLLQRRLTRLYPAVYSATALMSLLSFAQAAALALSTQWGAGVAAWRLRGTVEIAAVVYCGVVASGVGYLLLTYCVEKRGPVFTAAFSPLAQMFVAGIDLCVLHEPLYLGSVLGSVLVILGLYLVLWGKREEAAVVAAAAAPAKTVEVAAAGHGDVAEQQESV; encoded by the exons ATGTGGAGCGCAGGATGCGTGGAGCAGTGGATGccgacggcggcgatggtggcgacgAACGTCGTGATCGCCGTCATGACCGCGCTGCTCAAGCAGGCGCTGAACCAGGGGATGAACCGGCTGGTCCTCATCACTTTCAGGCAGATGCTGGCCACTGTATTCCTTGGCCCCATTGCCTACTTCAAGGAAAG GAAGACAAGACCAAAGATCACTGCTGAAATCTTTGGATACCTGTTCCTGAGTGGAATCCTCGGCCCGGTGCTGCTTCAGTACACGCTCTTCGTCGGGCTGGAGTACACGACCGCAACATTTGCTGCGACTTTCGGCAATCTGCTCCCGGTGGTTACCTTCCTGATATCACTCGCTTTCGG GTATGAGGCGCTGGAGGTTCGGAGCAAGTCCGGGAGCGCCAAGATCTCCGGCACGCTGCTGTCCCTCACGGGGGCCATGATGCTCACCTTCTACAAGGGCGCGTCCCtcacccaccaccacctccaccacctgcctccgtcggcggcggcggccggcgaggaggagcagcACCGGAGCGCGGTGCGGTGGGTGCTGGGGTCGGCGTCGATGCTGGCGAACGTGGTGGGGTTCGCGGGGTGGCTGCTGCTGCAGCGGCGGCTCACGCGGCTGTACCCGGCCGTGTACTCGGCCACGGCGCTCATGTCGCTGCTCAGCttcgcgcaggcggcggcgctggcgctgTCCACGCAGTGGGGCGCCGGCGTCGCCGCCTGGCGGCTCCGCGGCACCGTCGAGATCGCCGCCGTCGTCTACTGC GGGGTGGTGGCGTCCGGGGTCGGGTACCTGCTGCTGACCTACTGCGTGGAGAAGCGGGGGCCGGTGTTCaccgccgccttcagcccgctggCGCAGATGTTCGTCGCCGGCATCGACCTCTGCGTCCTCCACGAGCCGCTCTACCTCGGCAG CGTGCTGGGGTCGGTGCTGGTGATCCTGGGCCTCTACCTCGTGCTGTGGGGCAAGAGGGAGgaagccgccgtcgtcgccgccgccgccgctccggcgaaGACGGTGGAGGTAGCAGCAGCTGGCCACGGAGACGTGGCAGAGCAGCAAGAGAGCGTGTGA
- the LOC123167408 gene encoding pectinesterase inhibitor 8 has protein sequence MARKQGGRGHITSMAAALAVAVAVLFLAGAPRTAQAAVMAASAGIEEACRGAADRDAAVDYEHCVASLSSDAEGRDAADMHALAAAATRMAVEHAAATEARMEGLGEAEGNPRARARLGRCTELYGAAADVLRDALDNIRARVYGRAVEQIAAALGAAERCEDAWKGEEVARGGGGVPVAGHDKEYGRLAVVALGITSGIA, from the coding sequence ATGGCGAGGAAGCAAGGAGGACGCGGCCACATCACGTCCATGGCGGCAGCGCTCGCCGTGGCCGTGGCGGTCCTCTTCCTGGCCGGGGCGCCGCGCACGGCGCaggcggcggtgatggcggcgTCGGCGGGGATCGAGGAGGCGTGCCGGGGCGCAGCGGACCGGGACGCGGCGGTGGACTACGAGCACTGCGTGGCGTCCCTCTCCTCCGACGCGGAGGGCCGGGACGCGGCGGACATGcacgcgctggcggcggcggcgacgcggatgGCGGTGGAGCACGCGGCGGCCACGGAGGCGCGGATGGAGGGGCTGGGCGAGGCGGAGGGCAACCCCCGCGCGCGCGCCAGGCTGGGGCGCTGCACGGAGCTCTACGGCGCGGCCGCCGACGTGCTCCGGGACGCGCTGGACAACATCCGCGCGCGCGTGTACGGGCGCGCCGTGGAGCAGATCGCGGCCGCGCTGGGCGCCGCCGAGCGGTGCGAGGACGCGTGGAAGGGCGAGGAggtggcacggggcggcggcggcgtgcccgTCGCCGGGCACGACAAGGAGTACGGCCGCCTCGCCGTGGTCGCGCTCGGGATCACCAGCGGCATCGCGTGA
- the LOC123167407 gene encoding WAT1-related protein At3g30340: MWGMARIDEWKPVIAMLIFDLISAVTTALIKAALEEGLDRLVLITLRQLVATVFLSPIAFFKERNTRPKLTLEILVYLFFSAALGAALSQYTFFYGLQYTTATFAITFTNLAPVLTFLIAVLLRVESLNMKNKAGAAKIIGTLMSFAGVMLLTLYKGVALTHQAEPSGQHAEAAAAAESGKKSWTLGTLALLANCLCFSFWLLLQSKLTKKYPALYSSTAYMFLISSLQGGGLTAAIQRRASVWVLTKPVEIVTVLYTGILGSGVGYVLMTWCVEKRGPVFTSAFIPIIQIMVAIIDFFFLHENIYLGSVLGSILMIMGLYILLWGKSRDASATVPPAKEEEDKEKQIKS; encoded by the exons ATGTGGGGGATGGCGCGCATCGATGAGTGGAAACCGGTGATCGCAATGCTGATCTTCGACCTCATCTCTGCCGTGACAACGGCCCTGATCAAGGCGGCGCTCGAGGAAGGGCTCGACCGTCTGGTGCTCATCACGCTGCGTCAACTGGTGGCCACAGTCTTCCTTTCTCCAATCGCATTTTTCAAAGAACG GAACACACGGCCTAAGCTCACACTGGAGATCCTCGTGTACCTCTTCTTCAGCGCAGCGTTAGG CGCCGCGCTCTCTCAGTATACCTTCTTCTACGGGCTGCAGTACACAACAGCAACGTTTGCCATAACTTTCACCAACCTGGCTCCTGTGCTGACTTTCCTCATCGCGGTCTTGCTCAG GGTGGAGTCACTGAACATGAAGAACAAGGCAGGAGCTGCGAAGATCATCGGGACACTCATGTCGTTCGCCGGCGTCATGCTCCTGACCCTCTACAAGGGTGTGGCCTTGACACACCAAGCAGAGCCTTCAGGCCAGCATGCagaagcagcagctgcagcagaatCTGGCAAGAAGAGCTGGACCCTGGGCACTCTAGCATTACTGGCAAACTGCCTGTGCTTCTCCTTTTGGCTCTTGCTGCAGTCCAAGCTCACCAAGAAGTACCCAGCACTCTACTCCAGCACCGCATACATGTTCCTCATCAGCTCCCTGCAGGGCGGGGGCCTGACGGCGGCGATACAGCGGCGGGCATCGGTCTGGGTCCTCACAAAGCCAGTGGAGATTGTTACAGTACTATACACA GGAATTTTGGGGTCTGGAGTGGGATATGTACTGATGACATGGTGTGTGGAGAAGAGAGGGCCAGTGTTCACTTCAGCCTTCATCCCCATCATCCAGATCATGGTGGCCATAATTGATTTCTTCTTTCTCCATGAGAACATCTACCTAGGAAG TGTACTGGGATCCATACTGATGATAATGGGCCTCTATATTCTGCTGTGGGGAAAGAGCAGGGATGCCTCGGCGACAGTACCACCTGCCAAAGAGGAAGAGGATAAGGAGAAGCAAATCAAATCATGA